Sequence from the Thermococcus nautili genome:
TTGTCCAGGCCGACGCCGGCCCTTCCGATGACCTTGAGTTTGGGAGCGTTTTCGATGACCTTTCTCGTCACCTTCGGCTTGCTCCTAACGATAATCGCGTCAACATCGCGGACGAGCTCTACTAACCTCTCCTCGTCCGGATACTCCTCGTAAAGAACCTCAAAACCGGCGTTCTTCAAAACCTCCAAGGCTTTCTCGTGCAGTGGCGCCGCAACGAGAACCTTCATGCTTTCACCCCCTCCTTTTTATAGCCATCAGCATTACCTGGTCGGAAGCGTCTTCCGCGCGGTCGGCTATGTCGCCGACCTTCGTGATTGCCTGGTTCCATATTAGCTTTGCGTATGTTGTTATCGTCTCGCTCTCAAACACCATCGCCTTGAGCTTGTACTCGACCTTGTCAGCGTTCTCCTCGAGGTCTTCTGTCTCCTTTGCGAGCTCCAAAGCCCTGTCAACGTCCTCGTTAAGGGCCTTTACCGCTTCCATGAGCTTCTCGTAGGTTTTTACCGCCTCCCTCACGAGGGCCATTATCTCCTCTCTGAGCTCCTCTGGAACCTTCGGCTTTGCCAGAATAAGGGTGTGGGCCGCGCTCTCTGCCGCGTCCGCCACCTGGTCTATTAGCTCGCTCAGCCTCACGTAGTCTCCCCTGCTGGCGGGCAGAAAGGCCCCTTCGTAGAGCATGAGCTCGATGCTCCTCCTCAGCTTGTCGGCCTCGCTCTCGAGCAGGGTTACCCTCTCCTCAAGCTCCTTTGCGCCCTCAAAATCACCGTTCAGGTACGCCTCGATGAGCTTCTCAAAGGCCTTGACGGTTTCGTAAACGACGTTGAGGTGCCTGTCTATGGCGTCAAAAACGTTGCTCTCCTTACCCCCAAAGAGCGGCATCTTCACACCCCGCTCAACGATTGGTTGAACCCCTATTTAGGTTTTCCTTCCCCTTGATGAGTGCCCACAGAAGTTCGTTCCTCGGGGCTTCGAGGCCGACGGAGTGGGCATATTCCACGATTTTGCCGTGAATATAGTCCACCTCCGTCCTTCTTCCGCGCATTATGTCCTGGAGCGTCGAGTTGTAGTTCTCCCGCGTTCTCTCTATCGTGTCCCAGAGCAGTTCGAGGGGATGAATTTCGAACTCGATGCCG
This genomic interval carries:
- a CDS encoding TIGR00153 family protein; this translates as MPLFGGKESNVFDAIDRHLNVVYETVKAFEKLIEAYLNGDFEGAKELEERVTLLESEADKLRRSIELMLYEGAFLPASRGDYVRLSELIDQVADAAESAAHTLILAKPKVPEELREEIMALVREAVKTYEKLMEAVKALNEDVDRALELAKETEDLEENADKVEYKLKAMVFESETITTYAKLIWNQAITKVGDIADRAEDASDQVMLMAIKRRG